A single genomic interval of Gimesia chilikensis harbors:
- a CDS encoding endo-1,4-beta-xylanase, with translation MGNLRFLIAPTQVPEDWSDLHRAYLNAVDGRVFPTRIEVDGNVLTFRRQTSQSCKLNIVWHVTDFGRPIVRTASLAEREEPYVLSLELARGKISTLKDQLSNWQIAGLVIPQALVKLHDEAFHAFSQAAVIQDQLERCSELADLALQKAHAAAEMLVQLYARQRLTILHQRAQSLKLPVSLGCNLGTLIPDSSEKAQICQAFDAVNVDLVNWKNIELYEGDQNWDQCDQQVDWCEKNNLLIRGGCLLDFAPEGLPDWLESWKLDMVNFQSIVSHFIETAITRYTGSIRNWTLVSAMNTGGVFGLNEETRLTLTARAIEVAKQTDDSIQCFIRVEQPWGDYLSKGQHQLSPMQFVDAIDRLGVGLSGIDLELSIGYFPNGSHHHDMLDMSKLIDKWSMLNLPLHLTLAFPSDDTVVNERDKSISRVQASQWKTGWSEAAQAEWLELYLPLLLAKPAVTGVYWSQFRDQDACRFPHSGLVNQDGKAKPALDTVTKYHRQYWRA, from the coding sequence ATGGGCAACTTGCGCTTTTTAATTGCACCTACTCAAGTACCTGAAGACTGGTCTGATCTTCACCGCGCTTATCTGAATGCCGTCGACGGACGTGTATTTCCTACGCGGATTGAGGTGGATGGAAATGTTCTCACTTTCCGCCGCCAGACATCGCAAAGCTGCAAACTGAATATCGTCTGGCACGTCACTGACTTTGGCCGCCCGATCGTGCGGACTGCCTCCCTTGCAGAACGCGAAGAACCCTACGTTCTCTCACTGGAACTGGCCCGTGGAAAAATCTCCACACTCAAAGATCAGTTGAGCAACTGGCAGATTGCCGGTCTGGTCATTCCCCAGGCACTGGTCAAGCTGCACGACGAAGCCTTCCATGCATTTTCCCAGGCGGCTGTCATCCAGGATCAACTGGAACGCTGCTCGGAACTCGCCGACCTCGCCCTGCAGAAAGCGCATGCCGCAGCTGAAATGCTGGTCCAGCTTTATGCACGTCAGCGACTGACGATTCTGCATCAGCGGGCACAGTCACTGAAACTGCCCGTTTCACTGGGCTGTAACCTGGGAACCCTGATTCCTGACAGTTCCGAAAAGGCTCAGATCTGCCAGGCCTTTGATGCCGTTAACGTGGATCTGGTGAACTGGAAAAACATCGAACTCTACGAAGGCGACCAAAACTGGGACCAATGCGATCAGCAGGTTGACTGGTGCGAAAAAAACAATCTGCTGATTCGCGGAGGCTGCCTGCTCGATTTCGCCCCGGAAGGACTTCCCGACTGGCTTGAGTCCTGGAAGCTGGATATGGTCAACTTCCAGAGCATCGTTTCCCATTTCATTGAGACCGCGATCACCCGTTATACGGGCAGTATTCGAAACTGGACGCTGGTTTCTGCCATGAATACCGGCGGTGTCTTCGGACTCAATGAAGAGACCCGTCTCACTCTCACCGCCCGCGCCATCGAAGTTGCTAAACAGACGGATGACTCCATCCAGTGTTTCATCAGAGTGGAACAGCCCTGGGGAGATTACCTTTCCAAGGGGCAGCACCAGCTCTCTCCCATGCAGTTCGTCGATGCCATCGACCGACTGGGAGTCGGGCTTTCCGGAATCGATCTGGAGCTCAGTATCGGTTATTTCCCGAACGGTTCGCATCATCATGACATGCTGGATATGTCGAAACTGATTGACAAATGGAGCATGCTGAACCTGCCGCTACACCTGACCCTGGCTTTCCCCAGTGACGATACGGTCGTCAACGAACGGGACAAAAGCATCTCGCGGGTCCAGGCCAGCCAGTGGAAAACCGGCTGGAGTGAAGCAGCCCAGGCCGAGTGGCTCGAGCTTTATCTCCCCCTGCTCCTGGCCAAGCCAGCCGTAACCGGCGTTTACTGGTCGCAGTTCCGCGATCAGGATGCCTGTCGTTTTCCCCACTCGGGTCTGGTCAACCAGGACGGCAAAGCCAAACCGGCCCTGGACACGGTCACAAAGTATCATCGCCAATACTGGCGCGCCTGA
- the bcp gene encoding thioredoxin-dependent thiol peroxidase: MATDSKVPEVGKRAPAFTLPAYPEGKVRLSEFKGEKNVLLYFYPKDNTPGCTTESCDFRDRVTTFKKNDTVILGISPDSVKSHEKFATKFELPFTLLADEDHAIAEKYGVWVEKSMYGKKYMGIQRATFLIDKEGKIAAAWPKVKVNGHAEEVAQALKELD; the protein is encoded by the coding sequence ATGGCTACCGATAGCAAAGTACCTGAAGTTGGCAAGCGTGCTCCTGCTTTTACTCTCCCCGCTTATCCGGAAGGCAAAGTCCGCCTGAGCGAATTCAAAGGGGAAAAGAACGTACTCCTGTACTTCTACCCCAAAGACAATACTCCGGGCTGCACCACTGAATCCTGTGACTTCCGGGATCGGGTCACCACATTCAAGAAAAATGATACCGTCATTCTGGGTATCAGCCCCGACTCAGTTAAGTCTCACGAAAAATTCGCGACCAAGTTCGAGCTGCCTTTCACCCTGCTCGCAGACGAAGACCATGCCATTGCTGAGAAGTATGGTGTGTGGGTAGAAAAGAGCATGTACGGTAAGAAGTACATGGGGATCCAGCGTGCGACCTTCCTGATCGACAAAGAAGGCAAGATTGCCGCAGCCTGGCCCAAAGTGAAAGTCAACGGACACGCCGAAGAGGTCGCCCAGGCATTGAAAGAGCTTGACTGA
- a CDS encoding Gfo/Idh/MocA family protein produces the protein MSSLNVAVVGVGALGRHHARILAGLEGVNLCAVADTNPDQGQAIAEQHSTRWVANYRELFDSVDAVSLAVPTHAHLAIAGEFLSQQIPVLVEKPIACNLAEAEELVQIAEANQTLLQIGHVERFNPATQAAFQRCPQPRFIRSERVSPYTFRSTDIGVIHDLLIHDIDLVLSVVQSPLQSVEAFGISVMGEHEDAVQARLRFQNGCIADLTASRICPVAKRTMQLWGVSGCVTVDFTSREVNSYRPSETLLYGTPPLERARKAGVNLEALKQEVFGTFLKVENPEVSSADALTAELSSFVESIRNNTAPLVGGTQALEAMQVAERVLEAVNAHQWDGSQQGPVGPFIQFPNEQRRMAG, from the coding sequence ATGAGTTCATTGAACGTGGCCGTCGTCGGGGTCGGAGCATTAGGGCGGCATCACGCCCGGATTTTAGCTGGCCTGGAAGGGGTCAATCTGTGTGCAGTCGCCGATACCAATCCTGATCAGGGACAGGCCATTGCCGAACAGCATAGCACCCGCTGGGTGGCGAATTACCGTGAGCTGTTTGATTCCGTGGACGCGGTTTCTCTGGCCGTACCAACGCATGCCCATCTGGCGATCGCGGGTGAATTTCTTTCACAGCAGATTCCCGTGCTGGTCGAAAAACCAATCGCCTGTAATCTGGCAGAAGCAGAAGAACTCGTGCAGATTGCAGAAGCCAATCAGACTCTGCTGCAGATTGGTCATGTCGAGCGTTTCAATCCGGCAACCCAGGCTGCTTTCCAACGCTGTCCGCAGCCACGTTTCATTCGCAGCGAACGCGTCAGCCCTTACACTTTCCGTTCAACTGATATCGGTGTGATTCACGACCTGTTGATTCATGACATTGACCTGGTACTGTCCGTCGTCCAGTCTCCGCTGCAAAGCGTGGAAGCGTTTGGCATCTCAGTGATGGGCGAACATGAAGACGCCGTTCAGGCGCGGCTGCGATTCCAGAATGGATGTATTGCCGACCTGACTGCCAGCCGGATCTGCCCGGTGGCGAAACGGACCATGCAACTCTGGGGTGTTTCCGGATGTGTAACCGTTGACTTCACCAGCCGGGAAGTCAACTCCTATCGGCCTTCCGAAACTCTGCTGTACGGCACTCCTCCCTTGGAGCGAGCCCGAAAAGCAGGCGTAAATCTGGAAGCATTGAAACAGGAAGTCTTCGGAACGTTTCTGAAAGTGGAGAATCCCGAAGTCTCTTCAGCAGATGCCCTGACTGCAGAGCTGAGCAGCTTTGTGGAATCGATCCGCAATAATACAGCGCCCCTGGTAGGGGGAACCCAGGCTCTGGAAGCAATGCAGGTTGCAGAGCGAGTACTGGAAGCAGTCAATGCTCATCAGTGGGATGGCAGCCAGCAGGGACCTGTCGGCCCCTTCATCCAGTTTCCGAACGAACAACGCCGCATGGCCGGCTAG
- a CDS encoding OmpH family outer membrane protein translates to MTSATVLAIVGCFACFTETASAQNNAPSKTSSVVHKVGLIDMAHVFKNYEKFTALREELKTEIQQSDAKAKAMAEQIQAVQKEMQDFKQGSPEYLAREKQLAQAASDFEAFRKVAQRDFLRKESRIYHTIYMEVTETVQKYAKIYNYTLIMRFNRESLDTDDPKKLIQGMNRQVVFHRADDDITLSVLDYLNRNYKSQAGAAGGSATRPTPGNTRQ, encoded by the coding sequence ATGACATCTGCTACAGTTCTTGCCATTGTTGGTTGCTTTGCCTGTTTCACCGAAACAGCATCTGCACAAAACAATGCTCCCAGCAAGACCTCTTCTGTGGTACACAAAGTGGGTCTGATCGACATGGCTCACGTGTTCAAGAACTACGAGAAATTCACCGCCCTGCGTGAAGAGCTCAAAACTGAAATTCAGCAGAGCGATGCCAAAGCGAAAGCCATGGCAGAGCAGATTCAGGCTGTTCAGAAAGAGATGCAGGATTTCAAACAGGGCAGCCCTGAGTACCTGGCTCGCGAAAAGCAGCTGGCCCAGGCCGCTTCCGACTTCGAAGCATTCCGTAAAGTAGCACAGCGTGATTTTCTGCGGAAAGAATCCCGGATCTATCACACCATTTACATGGAAGTGACTGAAACGGTTCAGAAGTACGCAAAGATCTACAACTACACTCTGATCATGCGGTTTAATCGCGAAAGCCTCGACACCGATGATCCCAAGAAACTGATCCAGGGTATGAATCGCCAGGTGGTATTTCACCGGGCTGATGATGACATCACTCTGTCCGTTCTGGACTACCTGAACCGCAACTACAAGAGCCAGGCAGGAGCTGCCGGTGGTTCTGCTACTCGTCCGACTCCCGGTAACACCCGGCAGTAG
- a CDS encoding phosphoribosylaminoimidazolesuccinocarboxamide synthase — translation MTSSAFTESSLTGIPVKRGKVRDVYDFGDRLLFVATDRISAFDWILAPGIPDKGRVLTQISRFWFERFTTISNHLLSMDPADLPLPDDADLEALRGRCMVVRKTEVVPFECVVRGYLSGSGWKDYQATGAVCGIDLPAGLKQSDQLPEPLFTPATKAESGHDENVSFEVMSQAIGQELADSLREKSIQIYQQGSEYARERGIILADTKFEFGLLDGSPILIDEVLTPDSSRFWPAETYQPGGAQPSLDKQFVRDWLETTDWDKDSTPPVLPDPIVEKTREKYFEAYKMLTGEECTW, via the coding sequence ATGACATCCTCCGCGTTTACCGAAAGTTCACTCACCGGCATTCCTGTTAAACGGGGAAAAGTCCGCGATGTATATGATTTTGGCGATCGGCTGCTGTTTGTGGCCACCGATCGAATCAGTGCCTTCGACTGGATTCTCGCACCGGGAATTCCCGACAAGGGGCGGGTGTTGACCCAGATCAGTCGGTTCTGGTTTGAACGATTCACCACGATTTCGAATCATCTGCTGAGCATGGATCCAGCCGATCTGCCGCTCCCTGATGATGCCGATCTCGAAGCGCTGCGTGGCCGTTGTATGGTGGTTCGGAAGACCGAAGTGGTTCCCTTTGAATGTGTCGTCCGCGGCTATCTATCCGGATCTGGGTGGAAAGACTATCAGGCGACTGGAGCCGTATGTGGTATCGATTTGCCAGCGGGTCTCAAACAGAGTGATCAATTACCCGAGCCCCTGTTTACACCGGCAACCAAAGCGGAGTCCGGCCATGATGAAAACGTCTCATTCGAAGTGATGAGTCAGGCCATCGGTCAGGAACTGGCTGACAGCCTGCGGGAGAAGAGTATTCAGATTTATCAGCAGGGTTCTGAATATGCCCGGGAACGTGGCATCATCCTGGCCGATACCAAATTTGAGTTCGGTCTGCTGGACGGATCACCGATTCTAATTGATGAAGTTCTGACGCCCGACAGCTCCCGCTTCTGGCCTGCAGAGACCTACCAACCGGGTGGCGCACAGCCATCGCTCGATAAGCAGTTCGTTCGCGACTGGCTGGAGACGACCGACTGGGATAAGGACAGTACTCCACCAGTACTGCCCGATCCGATTGTCGAAAAGACGCGCGAGAAGTATTTTGAAGCGTACAAAATGCTGACCGGCGAGGAATGTACCTGGTAG
- the lpxA gene encoding acyl-ACP--UDP-N-acetylglucosamine O-acyltransferase codes for MATSISNLSHVDPQAEIGEDVTIGPFCFVGPDVKIGNGTVLDSHVSITGHTTIGERNRFFPTSVIGSEPQDAGYHGAPTRLIIGDDNLFREGCTIHRGAEKEDHCTRIGNRNTFLCNSHVAHNCRIFDDVTLVNGVLLGGHVHVHDRAIVSGNTVVHQFCTVGTLAFVSGGARATIDVPPFMICTGSDDFRVRFVNLVGMQRAGISESSIAVIRKAYRLFYRKNKKLDEVREIFSQELEGVMPMALQTLFNHFEGIQGSKAGRGREAAARSAKYVPEENSQDSTRRAA; via the coding sequence ATGGCGACAAGTATCTCAAATCTCTCCCACGTCGATCCCCAGGCAGAAATTGGAGAGGATGTGACAATCGGCCCGTTCTGTTTTGTGGGACCGGATGTCAAAATCGGAAACGGGACTGTACTGGACAGTCATGTTTCCATCACGGGACATACTACAATTGGCGAACGTAATCGTTTTTTTCCGACATCAGTCATTGGCAGTGAGCCACAGGATGCCGGCTATCATGGTGCTCCCACCCGCTTGATCATCGGTGACGACAATCTGTTTCGAGAAGGATGCACGATTCATCGCGGCGCCGAAAAAGAAGACCACTGCACACGCATTGGCAATCGAAATACATTCCTGTGTAATTCTCATGTCGCTCACAACTGCCGGATCTTTGATGATGTGACACTCGTCAACGGCGTGCTGCTAGGCGGACATGTGCATGTGCACGACCGGGCGATTGTTTCCGGAAACACGGTAGTCCATCAGTTTTGTACCGTAGGAACGCTGGCCTTCGTCAGCGGCGGTGCCCGGGCCACGATCGACGTGCCCCCCTTTATGATCTGCACGGGCTCAGATGATTTTCGCGTGCGGTTTGTCAACCTGGTTGGCATGCAGCGTGCGGGTATTTCGGAGAGCTCAATTGCAGTCATCCGCAAAGCGTACCGTCTGTTCTATCGCAAGAATAAAAAACTGGACGAAGTCCGCGAAATTTTCAGTCAGGAACTGGAGGGTGTAATGCCTATGGCATTGCAGACTCTGTTTAATCATTTTGAAGGAATTCAGGGGAGTAAAGCGGGACGAGGACGCGAAGCAGCCGCCCGCAGCGCCAAATACGTTCCTGAAGAAAACAGTCAAGATTCAACACGGAGAGCAGCATGA
- a CDS encoding DUF1571 domain-containing protein translates to MVKQFAYQTRIVLGRQMGKVAAFTGVLALALTASLTQVNNLHAETPSSGHALDPAIRLAMQSYETTADIKDFQGTFIKREKVGRRMQPTHTMQIKFREKPLSVYLNFLNPHEGREVIYFHGRNGNQILAHETGIKGLVGTVSLQPNSPQAMDESRYPITTIGIRKMLYQILKQWNEERKQDAGVAVKYFPDAKLGNMQCKVLQTSYPQQRQGIRFQMTRLYIDKATNLPVRVEQYDWPTRRNAKPELVEEYTYSNIRTNVGLTDADFDPQNPNYNF, encoded by the coding sequence ATGGTAAAACAATTCGCTTACCAAACGCGCATCGTTCTGGGTCGCCAGATGGGGAAAGTGGCTGCGTTCACTGGAGTTCTTGCTCTCGCACTGACCGCCAGCCTCACTCAGGTCAATAACCTGCACGCTGAAACCCCCAGTTCAGGCCATGCTCTGGATCCGGCTATCCGCCTGGCAATGCAGAGCTACGAAACAACGGCTGACATCAAAGACTTTCAGGGGACCTTCATCAAACGTGAAAAAGTAGGACGCAGAATGCAGCCTACTCACACGATGCAGATTAAGTTTCGTGAAAAACCACTCAGTGTCTATCTGAACTTCCTCAATCCTCATGAAGGACGTGAAGTAATCTACTTCCATGGTCGCAATGGAAACCAGATCCTCGCACACGAGACTGGCATTAAAGGTCTGGTCGGTACCGTCTCTCTGCAGCCTAACAGCCCACAGGCCATGGATGAAAGCCGCTACCCGATCACAACCATCGGCATTCGCAAAATGCTGTACCAGATTTTGAAACAGTGGAATGAAGAACGGAAACAGGATGCTGGCGTTGCTGTCAAATATTTCCCGGATGCCAAACTGGGCAACATGCAGTGTAAAGTTCTGCAGACCAGCTACCCGCAACAGCGTCAGGGAATCCGCTTCCAGATGACTCGACTCTACATCGACAAAGCAACCAACCTGCCCGTACGCGTCGAACAGTATGACTGGCCGACACGTCGCAATGCGAAACCGGAACTGGTGGAAGAATACACCTACTCCAACATCCGCACTAACGTTGGTCTGACCGATGCTGACTTCGATCCGCAGAACCCGAATTACAACTTCTAA
- a CDS encoding UDP-3-O-acyl-N-acetylglucosamine deacetylase, protein MRTRQQRTLARSVQCRGVGIFTNSDVKIRFFPAPENHGIQFVRTDLSGSKPIPALIENAVFRQRRTAIEFEDASVEMIEHVMAALAGLQIDNCRIEINAPEAPCFDGSALELSEEFLEAGIVEQPFPRKVISIQQSVTVDNEAGSFIQARPLNRSVMAIGYYLNYGAESPVEPQCLTLEINPEVWMNQLAFSRTFVLEEEVAAMRELGYGQRLSAADLLVLGPDGPVDNELRTLDECVRHKMLDCLGDFALLGCDLHGYFSANQSGHALNRELIRQIRLTHQSTESETAWKVA, encoded by the coding sequence ATGCGAACTCGCCAACAGAGAACGCTGGCCAGATCAGTACAGTGTCGCGGAGTCGGGATCTTCACAAACTCTGATGTGAAAATTCGCTTTTTCCCTGCACCGGAAAATCATGGAATCCAGTTTGTCCGGACGGATCTGAGTGGATCCAAACCAATCCCGGCTTTGATTGAGAATGCCGTCTTTCGGCAGCGACGGACTGCGATTGAATTCGAAGACGCTTCCGTCGAAATGATCGAGCATGTGATGGCCGCTCTGGCAGGATTGCAGATCGATAATTGCCGCATCGAGATCAATGCTCCCGAGGCTCCCTGTTTTGATGGTTCCGCGCTGGAACTGTCAGAGGAGTTTCTGGAGGCGGGAATCGTAGAGCAGCCATTCCCCCGGAAAGTGATTTCGATTCAGCAGTCAGTGACCGTGGACAATGAGGCGGGCAGCTTTATTCAGGCCAGGCCTTTAAACCGGTCTGTCATGGCGATCGGCTACTATCTGAACTATGGCGCAGAGTCGCCGGTTGAGCCTCAGTGCCTGACACTGGAAATCAATCCGGAGGTCTGGATGAACCAGTTGGCTTTTTCCCGCACGTTTGTGCTGGAAGAAGAAGTCGCAGCCATGCGTGAGCTGGGCTACGGTCAGCGGTTGAGTGCCGCCGATCTCCTGGTTCTGGGGCCAGATGGTCCCGTTGATAACGAATTAAGGACACTCGACGAATGTGTCCGCCACAAAATGCTGGATTGCCTGGGAGATTTTGCTCTGCTGGGCTGTGACCTGCACGGTTATTTCAGCGCAAATCAGTCGGGGCACGCTCTGAATCGAGAGCTGATCCGGCAGATCAGGTTAACGCATCAATCCACGGAATCCGAAACAGCCTGGAAGGTTGCTTAA
- a CDS encoding nucleoside permease yields MSSQQSPLSIGIRLSIMMFLEFFVWGAWYVTVGNYMGANGMGDAIYWAYTVGPIAAIVSPFILGMVADRFFSSERVLAVLMVIGGAALYYAPHVVGPDGEGSKTFILLLLLHMLCYMPTLGLTNTIAFSHLKNQEVWFPLVRVFGTLGWIVANVVVSKFMQADMTPQPLFVAGGAAVLMGIYSLTLPHTPPPSKGKEISIRDILGLDSLALLKDRSFLVFMVSSLLICIPLAAYYAYAPVFVADAGIANPAFKMSFGQMSEVLFMVLMPFFFKSLGVKRMLLFGMFAWVVRYGLFAAGATDGVVWMIVIGILLHGICYDFFFVTGQIYVDQKAGPSIRAQAQGFLVFATQGVGMLLGALISGNLINTIVTGEGAAKLQNWKEFWIIPTVAALVIMVLFFLLFKDSPQAPQEVSEEDVAKAAGAEEMV; encoded by the coding sequence ATGTCCTCACAACAATCGCCACTCAGCATTGGTATTCGTCTCTCAATTATGATGTTCCTGGAGTTCTTCGTCTGGGGAGCCTGGTATGTAACCGTTGGTAACTACATGGGAGCCAACGGAATGGGGGATGCGATTTACTGGGCTTACACTGTGGGGCCGATCGCGGCGATCGTCTCACCTTTTATCCTGGGTATGGTGGCAGACCGCTTCTTCTCTTCCGAACGCGTCCTGGCCGTGCTGATGGTCATCGGTGGTGCGGCACTCTATTATGCACCACATGTAGTAGGACCTGATGGGGAAGGGAGCAAAACATTCATCCTGTTACTGCTGTTACACATGTTGTGTTACATGCCGACCCTGGGGCTGACCAATACGATTGCTTTTTCGCATCTCAAGAATCAGGAAGTCTGGTTCCCGCTGGTCCGTGTTTTCGGAACCCTGGGCTGGATTGTCGCTAACGTTGTGGTCAGTAAATTCATGCAAGCTGACATGACTCCCCAACCACTGTTCGTGGCTGGTGGAGCTGCAGTGCTGATGGGAATTTACAGTCTGACCCTGCCACACACTCCGCCGCCTTCGAAAGGCAAAGAAATTTCAATTCGGGATATTCTCGGACTGGATTCGCTGGCACTGCTGAAAGATCGATCTTTTCTGGTCTTCATGGTCAGCTCACTGCTGATCTGTATTCCCCTGGCAGCCTATTACGCTTACGCACCGGTGTTTGTCGCCGATGCCGGAATTGCGAACCCAGCATTTAAGATGTCCTTCGGTCAGATGTCCGAAGTGTTGTTCATGGTGCTGATGCCCTTCTTCTTCAAATCCCTGGGAGTGAAACGCATGCTGCTGTTCGGCATGTTCGCCTGGGTTGTCCGTTACGGCCTGTTTGCTGCTGGAGCAACTGATGGTGTTGTCTGGATGATTGTCATCGGGATTCTGCTGCACGGTATCTGTTACGACTTCTTCTTCGTCACAGGGCAGATCTATGTCGATCAGAAAGCGGGACCCTCAATTCGTGCTCAGGCTCAGGGCTTTCTGGTCTTCGCGACCCAGGGAGTTGGGATGTTGCTGGGGGCACTGATCAGCGGAAACCTGATCAATACGATTGTGACCGGCGAAGGAGCAGCCAAACTGCAGAACTGGAAAGAGTTCTGGATCATTCCGACCGTAGCAGCGCTGGTGATTATGGTCCTGTTCTTCCTGTTGTTTAAGGATTCTCCACAGGCACCTCAAGAAGTCAGCGAAGAAGATGTCGCGAAGGCCGCTGGTGCCGAAGAGATGGTCTAA